The following coding sequences are from one Xiphias gladius isolate SHS-SW01 ecotype Sanya breed wild chromosome 14, ASM1685928v1, whole genome shotgun sequence window:
- the ackr4a gene encoding atypical chemokine receptor 4, with protein MDTYEEDDYYYHENISFNISYDEYPALCEKADIRSFAALFLTTMYTVCLVVGLAGNALVVTVYAYHKRLKTMTDAFLTHLAVADLLLLFTLPFWAADAVVGWELGEAVCKFVSACYTVNFTCCMMLLACISLDRYLALARARGRDQRGWLQRVFCRRHCWKVCLAVWATAFTLGLPDLIFSEVSWASNRGICLAIYPPSMARGGKAALEIAEVLLGFLLPLLVMVICYWSVGRALKGLPVESRGKKSKALSVLLIVVGVFVVTQLPFNVLKVYRVMDSVYALVTHCGTSKVLDKAAQVTESLALTHCCLNPLLYAFAGSSFRQHMTRVAKRFGEKRRNMGRRRENPAEEDRIEMSFNSRSASQATNTFSI; from the coding sequence ATGGATACGTATGAGGAGGACGACTACTATTACCATGAAAACATCAGCTTCAACATCAGCTATGACGAGTACCCCGCCCTGTGCGAGAAGGCTGACATCCGTTCCTTTGCGGCCCTCTTCCTCACGACCATGTACACGGTGTGTCTGGTGGTGGGACTGGCAGGAAACGCCTTAGTCGTGACCGTGTACGCCTACCACAAACGCCTGAAGACCATGACGGACGCTTTCCTGACTCACCTGGCTGTGGCcgacctgctgctgctcttcacgCTGCCTTTCTGGGCTGCTGATGCCGTGGTGGGCTGGGAGCTGGGCGAGGCGGTCTGCAAGTTCGTGTCGGCCTGCTACACGGTCAACTTCACCTGCTGCATGATGCTGCTGGCCTGCATCAGCCTGGATCGCTACTTAGCATTAGCCAGAGCGCGAGGCAGGGACCAGAGAGGCTGGCTGCAGAGGGTGTTTTGCAGGAGGCACTGCTGGAAGGTGTGTCTAGCTGTCTGGGCAACAGCTTTCACGCTTGGCCTTCCTGATTTAATATTCTCAGAAGTGAGCTGGGCATCTAATAGGGGCATCTGCCTGGCTATCTACCCTCCATCTATGGCCAGAGGAGGTAAAGCTGCCCTGGAGATAGCTGAGGTGCTCCTGGGATTCCTGCTTCCTCTCCTGGTTATGGTGATCTGTTACTGGAGTGTGGGCCGAGCACTAAAGGGCCTCCCCGTTGAAAGCAGAGGCAAGAAGTCGAAAGCTCTGAGCGTTCTTCTAATAGTAGTGGGAGTGTTCGTGGTCACACAGCTGCCTTTTAATGTCTTGAAGGTCTACAGAGTGATGGACTCAGTCTATGCCTTAGTGACCCACTGCGGGACGAGCAAAGTGCTGGATAAGGCTGCTCAGGTGACCGAGAGCCTGGCCCTCACTCACTGCTGCCTCAACCCGCTCCTCTACGCATTCGCGGGGTCTTCCTTCAGGCAGCACATGACGAGAGTGGCCAAGAGGTTTGGCGAGAAGAGAAGAAACATggggaggagaagggaaaaTCCTGCGGAGGAGGACCGGATTGAGATGTCATTCAACTCCCGCAGTGCATCTCAAGCCACAAACACATTCTCGATATGA
- the lrrcc1 gene encoding leucine-rich repeat and coiled-coil domain-containing protein 1 isoform X2, whose translation MGDKELSLMDKNITSLLDVPLSPTVTSLSLHCNHIPRIEGLTSAWHLRHLDLSSNCISKIEGLSSLTSLRTLNLSCNLITKIEGLNGLVNLTRLNLSYNQLNNLTGLLYLHGAEYKLRHLSLHSNHLDRIDQLLQCLLGLQGLREVSLSQDGRDNPVCRSPGYREIVMQSLPQISVLDGLDRLGNQSHPGVGSPCDIPGLEDYVDFLLSDTSHNEARGWPLTTPRLDEVLSQFRQRIASEAITEPAAQPDRQCSQPVYSPVADPADPVNEQRIRKLEHQVSQLIQQAPAGDKSSVSIQSAATLQKAKRDTDRTSESECDSGKENRRRTRIPRHHNNITRRTTSKETKGRRSDSDQENHKQRSLKSAVGPRRKPRGAGGVDMAGPIRNGPLRAAKASGDVKTKSTEEEETYRTIVEERDQERERRWKAEQAVRKLTEELKCLQTKVSEEKDLQSMALHTTDRLKELLLKERSGRSELQTRVEELEGRCQSLNQQLEQARSSEEQCKTTLHQLEESISHGEALRDRQQVEEMKRHQELENKAAALKRELDIQRALVRQHKDKLQQLHELLVSREQEHRKQLELRLQPGGADFREAVAKEVASVEQRHAHTEAELQEKLADSRKQYAALEDEFRMALTIEASRFSEVNEACDQLTAELMELKVTLAKSQQREKKSGSLVQELTAMVKEQKSRISELVKAKREAVTDLKSRLHSLEAEVEQDRRVGLQLELLKKDKARLLSQLTAQESVIDGLRAERRIWGQELAQQGASLAQDRGRLEARIEVLSTELETQKKQNERDNDALKIKAKIIDDQTETIRKLKEALQERDDQIRRLREEAVQAQKRFQQKQAEETAQQAELRERLEHLSFRKEELKQQLEDKEAELEEVKRVYSGSSKKWQEKAELLARLESQVKRMKENFDSKEHLLLEERDKATEAHKAAVEKLHCVDDAFRRQLEAVQAAHQAELLRQANEKQKQIEQANQRVFEVEEEMRQLLEETETNKRIMEEKMKRLTSVLKDF comes from the exons ATGGGGGACAAGGAGCTGAGTCTTATGGACAAGAATATAACAAG TTTGCTGGATGTTCCCCTGAGTCCCACTGTAACATCACTCAGTCTGCACTGCAATCACATCCCGAGGATCGAGGGCCTGACCTCAGCTTGGCACCTGCGGCACTTAGACCTTTCCTCCAATTGCATTTCGAAGATTGAGGGTCTGAGTTCCCTCACTTCCCTGAGGACATTAAATTTATCCTGTAACTTAATCACCAAGATTGAAG GACTGAATGGCCTAGTGAACCTAACTAGATTAAACTTGTCCTACAATCAGCTAAATAACCTCACTG GGTTGTTGTATCTCCATGGCGCGGAGTACAAGCTGAGGCACCTCAGTCTCCATAGCAACCACCTGGACCGCATTGATCAACTGCTGCAGTGCCTGCTGGGATTGCAAGGTTTAAGAGAAGTGTCTTTGAGCCAGGATGGCAGAGACAACCCTGTGTGTAGATCACCAG GTTACAGGGAGATTGTTATGCAGTCGTTGCCACAGATCTCCGTCCTGGATGGCCTGGACCGGCTGGGAAATCAGTCACATCCAGGTGTAGGCAGTCCCTGTGATATCCCTGGTCTGGAGGACTATGTGGACTTCCTGCTTTCGGATACAAGTCACAATGAAGCT AGGGGATGGCCCCTCACCACACCCCGCCTTGACGAGGTCCTGTCCCAGTTTCGTCAGCGCATCGCCTCTGAAGCAATCACAGAGCCAGCCGCACAACCAGATCGCCAGTGCTCCCAGCCAGTTTATTCCCCTGTGGCTGATCCAGCAGACCCCGTTAATGAACAACGCATCAGGAAACTGGAGCACCAGGTGTCCCAGCTCATTCAGCAG GCCCCTGCAGGTGATAAATCCAGTGTCTCTATTCAATCTGCGGCGACGTTACAAAAAGCCAAGAGGGACACAGACCGCACGTCAGAGAGTGAGTGTGACAGCGGGAAGGAGAACAGGAGGCGCACCAGGATCCCCAGACATCATAACAATATAACAAGGAGGACGACCAGCAAGGAGACCAAAGGCAGGAGGTCAGACAG TGATCAGGAAAATCATAAACAGAGGAGTCTAAAGTCTGCTGTGGGGCCCAGGAGGAAGCCTCGCGGCGCAGGGGGTGTAGACATGGCGGGGCCAATAAGGAATGGACCTTTGAGAGCTGCCAAGGCCTCAGGCGATGTGAAAACCAAGtccactgaggaggaggaaacctACAGG ACTATTGTGGAGGAGCGCGaccaggaaagagagagacgttGGAAGGCCGAGCAGGCTGTGAGGAAGCTAACAGAGGAGCTTAAGTGCCTGCAGACCAAGGTCAGCGAGGAAAAAGACCTTCAGAGCATGGCCCTGCACACCACAGACCG ACTGAAAGAACTGTTGCTTAAGGAGCGATCAGGGCGCTCTGAACTGCAGACTCGTGTTGAGGAGCTGGAGGGGAGGTGTCAGTCCCTAAACCAGCAGCTTGAGCAGGCCCGCAGCAGTGAAGAACAATGCAAGACTACACTGCACCAACTGGAGGAAAGCATCTCCCATGGAGAGGCACTCAGGGATCGCCAGCAGGTGGAAGAG ATGAAGCGGCACCAAGAGCTGGAGAACAAGGCAGCAGCTCTGAAGAGGGAATTGGACATCCAGAGAGCCTTAGTACGccagcacaaagacaaactgcagcagctgcatGAACTGCTCGTATCCAGGGAACAAGAGCACAG aaaacagctgGAGTTGCGGTTGCAACCTGGTGGGGCAGATTTCCGTGAGGCGGTGGCAAAAGAAGTTGCATCAGTGGAACAGAGACACGctcacacagaggcagagctgcaggaGAAACTGGCAGACAGCAGGAAGCAGTACGCTGCTCTGGAGGACGAGTTCCGCATGGCACTAACCATCGAGGCCTCTCGCTTCTCTGAG GTGAACGAGGCTTGTGACCAGTTAACTGCAGAGCTGATGGAGCTCAAGGTGACCCTCGCCAAGtcccagcagagagagaagaaatcagGCTCTCTGGTGCAGGAGCTCACAGCCATGGTCAAAGAACAGAAGAGCCGCATCTCTGAGCTCGTCAAAGCCAAGAGAGAGGCTGTCACAGATCTAAAG AGCCGTCTGCATTCCTTGGAAGCAGAGGTGGAGCAGGACCGGCGTGTCGGACTGCAGCTCGAGCTGCTGAAGAAAGACAAGGCGCGACTGTTGTCTCAGCTCACTGCTCAGGAGTCGGTTATAGACGGCCTGAGGGCAGAGAGGCGGATCTGGGGCCAGGAGCTCGCTCAGCAAG GAGCATCTTTAGCTCAGGACCGTGGACGCCTGGAGGCCAGGATTGAGGTGCTGAGCACTGAGCTGGAGACGCAGAAGAAACAGAATGAGAGGGACAATGATGCCCTCAAAATCAAAGCCAAAATCATTGATGACCAGACAGAGACCATACGCAAACTCAAAGAG GCCTTGCAGGAGCGTGATGATCAGATTCGCAGGCTGCGTGAGGAGGCAGTCCAGGCACAGAAGAGGTTCCAGCAGAAGCAGGCGGAGGAAACGGCCCAGCAGGCCGAGCTGAGAGAGCGACTGGAACATCTCAGCTTTCGCAAGGAAGAGCTgaaacagcagctggaggacAAAGAGGCAGAGCTCGAGGAGGTCAAAAGAGTTTACAG TGGTTCCAGTAAGAAGTGGCAGGAGAAGGCAGAGCTGCTCGCTCGGTTGGAGAGCCAGGTGAAGCGCATGAAGGAGAACTTTGATTCCAAGGAACACTTGCTGCTGGAAGAAAGAGATAAAGCAACAGAAGCACACAA AGCTGCAGTAGAGAAGTTACACTGTGTGGACGATGCTTTTCGTCGACAACTGGAGGCTGTCCAGGCTGCCCATCAAGCTGAGCTGCTACGACAGGCCaatgaaaagcagaaacagaTAGAACAAGCCAATCAGAGG GTATttgaagtggaggaggagatgcGTCAGCTCCTGGAGGAGACGGAAACTAACAAGAGAATcatggaagagaaaatgaaacgtCTCACAAGTGTACTAAAAGACTTTTAA
- the lrrcc1 gene encoding leucine-rich repeat and coiled-coil domain-containing protein 1 isoform X1 translates to MAGPIRNGPLRAAKASGDVKTKSTEEEETYRTIVEERDQERERRWKAEQAVRKLTEELKCLQTKVSEEKDLQSMALHTTDRLKELLLKERSGRSELQTRVEELEGRCQSLNQQLEQARSSEEQCKTTLHQLEESISHGEALRDRQQVEEMKRHQELENKAAALKRELDIQRALVRQHKDKLQQLHELLVSREQEHRKQLELRLQPGGADFREAVAKEVASVEQRHAHTEAELQEKLADSRKQYAALEDEFRMALTIEASRFSEVNEACDQLTAELMELKVTLAKSQQREKKSGSLVQELTAMVKEQKSRISELVKAKREAVTDLKSRLHSLEAEVEQDRRVGLQLELLKKDKARLLSQLTAQESVIDGLRAERRIWGQELAQQGASLAQDRGRLEARIEVLSTELETQKKQNERDNDALKIKAKIIDDQTETIRKLKEALQERDDQIRRLREEAVQAQKRFQQKQAEETAQQAELRERLEHLSFRKEELKQQLEDKEAELEEVKRVYSGSSKKWQEKAELLARLESQVKRMKENFDSKEHLLLEERDKATEAHKAAVEKLHCVDDAFRRQLEAVQAAHQAELLRQANEKQKQIEQANQRVFEVEEEMRQLLEETETNKRIMEEKMKRLTSVLKDF, encoded by the exons ATGGCGGGGCCAATAAGGAATGGACCTTTGAGAGCTGCCAAGGCCTCAGGCGATGTGAAAACCAAGtccactgaggaggaggaaacctACAGG ACTATTGTGGAGGAGCGCGaccaggaaagagagagacgttGGAAGGCCGAGCAGGCTGTGAGGAAGCTAACAGAGGAGCTTAAGTGCCTGCAGACCAAGGTCAGCGAGGAAAAAGACCTTCAGAGCATGGCCCTGCACACCACAGACCG ACTGAAAGAACTGTTGCTTAAGGAGCGATCAGGGCGCTCTGAACTGCAGACTCGTGTTGAGGAGCTGGAGGGGAGGTGTCAGTCCCTAAACCAGCAGCTTGAGCAGGCCCGCAGCAGTGAAGAACAATGCAAGACTACACTGCACCAACTGGAGGAAAGCATCTCCCATGGAGAGGCACTCAGGGATCGCCAGCAGGTGGAAGAG ATGAAGCGGCACCAAGAGCTGGAGAACAAGGCAGCAGCTCTGAAGAGGGAATTGGACATCCAGAGAGCCTTAGTACGccagcacaaagacaaactgcagcagctgcatGAACTGCTCGTATCCAGGGAACAAGAGCACAG aaaacagctgGAGTTGCGGTTGCAACCTGGTGGGGCAGATTTCCGTGAGGCGGTGGCAAAAGAAGTTGCATCAGTGGAACAGAGACACGctcacacagaggcagagctgcaggaGAAACTGGCAGACAGCAGGAAGCAGTACGCTGCTCTGGAGGACGAGTTCCGCATGGCACTAACCATCGAGGCCTCTCGCTTCTCTGAG GTGAACGAGGCTTGTGACCAGTTAACTGCAGAGCTGATGGAGCTCAAGGTGACCCTCGCCAAGtcccagcagagagagaagaaatcagGCTCTCTGGTGCAGGAGCTCACAGCCATGGTCAAAGAACAGAAGAGCCGCATCTCTGAGCTCGTCAAAGCCAAGAGAGAGGCTGTCACAGATCTAAAG AGCCGTCTGCATTCCTTGGAAGCAGAGGTGGAGCAGGACCGGCGTGTCGGACTGCAGCTCGAGCTGCTGAAGAAAGACAAGGCGCGACTGTTGTCTCAGCTCACTGCTCAGGAGTCGGTTATAGACGGCCTGAGGGCAGAGAGGCGGATCTGGGGCCAGGAGCTCGCTCAGCAAG GAGCATCTTTAGCTCAGGACCGTGGACGCCTGGAGGCCAGGATTGAGGTGCTGAGCACTGAGCTGGAGACGCAGAAGAAACAGAATGAGAGGGACAATGATGCCCTCAAAATCAAAGCCAAAATCATTGATGACCAGACAGAGACCATACGCAAACTCAAAGAG GCCTTGCAGGAGCGTGATGATCAGATTCGCAGGCTGCGTGAGGAGGCAGTCCAGGCACAGAAGAGGTTCCAGCAGAAGCAGGCGGAGGAAACGGCCCAGCAGGCCGAGCTGAGAGAGCGACTGGAACATCTCAGCTTTCGCAAGGAAGAGCTgaaacagcagctggaggacAAAGAGGCAGAGCTCGAGGAGGTCAAAAGAGTTTACAG TGGTTCCAGTAAGAAGTGGCAGGAGAAGGCAGAGCTGCTCGCTCGGTTGGAGAGCCAGGTGAAGCGCATGAAGGAGAACTTTGATTCCAAGGAACACTTGCTGCTGGAAGAAAGAGATAAAGCAACAGAAGCACACAA AGCTGCAGTAGAGAAGTTACACTGTGTGGACGATGCTTTTCGTCGACAACTGGAGGCTGTCCAGGCTGCCCATCAAGCTGAGCTGCTACGACAGGCCaatgaaaagcagaaacagaTAGAACAAGCCAATCAGAGG GTATttgaagtggaggaggagatgcGTCAGCTCCTGGAGGAGACGGAAACTAACAAGAGAATcatggaagagaaaatgaaacgtCTCACAAGTGTACTAAAAGACTTTTAA
- the e2f5 gene encoding transcription factor E2F5: MEFETTETVRSTPSRHEKSLGLLTMKFVSLLQEAKDGVLDLKVAADSLAVKQKRRIYDITNVLEGVGLIEKKNKNIIQWRGENTGSQTQEVLEQVKVLKAQISELEAQEKELDNQKAWLEENIKHLNHDPITSTYKFVTHEDICSAFSGDTLLAVVAPAGTQLEVPLPEMGQSGQKRYQVNLRSHSAPIQVMLINRDLDSTIPVVFPVPPTDDICPMPTPPSTPASLQRCPLLMSVCSTSNTTTSYCSQDSHCLDHQMVLPEQDEVLTPSSTPPDVQMECQPVAVLEQQQMDLVGPVFQSVLDMSSLLKLNATGDHMKDDREGAVDLIDELMSTDGIDYSFNLDDNEGVCDLFDVQILNY, encoded by the exons ATGGAGTTTGAGACGACGGAGACCGTACGCTCGACACCGAGTCGACACGAGAAAAGTTTGGGGCTCCTAACAATGAAGTTTGTCAGTCTGCTGCAAGAAGCTAAGGATGGCGTCCTTGATTTGAAAGTG GCTGCAGACAGTTTGGCAGtgaagcagaagaggaggatATATGACATCACTAATGTACTGGAAGGTGTGGGGCTgattgagaagaaaaacaagaatattATCCAGTGGAG GGGTGAGAACACAGGCAGCCAAACTCAAGAGGTGCTGGAGCAGGTAAAAGTTTTGAAGGCACAGATCTCTGAGCTAGAGGCCCAAGAGAAAGAGCTAGACAACCAGAAGGCCTGGCTGGAGGAGAACATCAAGCACCTTAACCACGATCCCATCACCAGCAC TTATAAATTTGTGACACATGAAGACATCTGCAGTGCCTTCAGCGGGGACACTCTTCTTGCTGTTGTGGCTCCTGCTGGGACGCAGCTGGAGGTGCCACTACCTGAAATG GGCCAGAGTGGTCAGAAGAGGTACCAGGTGAACCTACGCAGCCACTCGGCTCCCATCCAAGTCATGCTCATCAACAGAGACTTAGACTCCACAATACCTGTGGTCTTCCCTGTGCCGCCCACAGATGACATCTGTCCGATGCCGACTCCACCCAGCACCCCTGCCAGCCTGCAGAGGTGCCCACTCTTGATGTCCGTGTGCTCCACCTCGAACACCACCACCTCCTACTGCAGCCAGGACTCCCACTGCTTAGACCACCAGATGGTGCTGCCAGAACAGGATGAAGTGCTGACGCCATCGTCCACCCCTCCTGATGTGCAGATGG AGTGTCAGCCAGTGGCAGTGTTGGAGCAACAGCAGATGGACCTGGTGGGCCCAGTGTTCCAGTCTGTGCTGGACATGAGCAGCCTGTTGAAGCTCAACGCTACTGGAGACCACATGAAGGACGACAGAGAAG GAGCTGTTGACCTGATTGATGAGCTAATGTCTACTGATG GTATAGATTACAGCTTCAACCTGGACGACAACGAGGGAGTGTGTGACCTGTTTGACGTGCAGATCCTCAATTACTGA